From a region of the Daphnia pulicaria isolate SC F1-1A chromosome 1, SC_F0-13Bv2, whole genome shotgun sequence genome:
- the LOC124310901 gene encoding transcription termination factor, mitochondrial-like, with product MILRSQLSRIFIRFGNGARMQSVKASNFQFPLLRAKLETNFLKKLITRRIFTSCQLLEIKTIQSPNFGKAVDETYFDFKELEWNGSYQQRVQHFMALMCEIFKLSEQEAEHIVEFYPFLWKEFFHKTFAYLKSKGLEKETFMQYPWLISISPEEINSKIDIISKTFNDLQNVNACACLLKFPNVKIEKLVSNWKMEAMECEQPSKFHFLAHALKVPIGEIMNQLETKSFLMSMSYLRIQEGVNICLEAGVEKEDLLNDLWVLRNRPVKLRNRIETLQQSKIPVKPWVLRARIESFKTHIQEYWKERKEIELDHNLSSYLVTRLKCDPSVVARMMKVFPNLQRATIRKVKPNIDFLLIDKCVDPSLIIMTPRLLCIKLDTLKDRLEQLEKNNIQYSSLWMIVRCQRHFDDYIKRWEPKRN from the exons ATGATATTGAGATCTCAACTATCGAGGATTTTTATTCGTTTCGGAAATGGGGCTAGAATGCAAAGCGTTAAAGCAAGTAATTTTCAGTTTCCATTACTTCGAGCCAAACTAgaaacgaattttttaaagaaattaattacCCGCCGAATCTTCACATCATGTCAATTATTAGAAATAAAGACAATCCAATCTCCCAATTTTGGTAAAGCTGTGGATGAGACTTATTTTGACTTCAAAgaattggaatggaatggaag TTACCAGCAACGGGTTCAACATTTCATGGCATTAATGTGTGAAATATTTAAGCTTTCTGAGCAAGAGGCAGAGCATATTGTAGAGTTCTATCCATTTTTGtggaaagaattttttcaCAAAACATTTGCATATTTAAAATCTAAAGGGTTGGAAAAGGAAACATTTATGCAATACCCATGGCTTATATCCATATCTCCTg aggaaataaattcaaagatAGACATCATCTCAAAGACCTTCAATGACTTACAAAATGTCAATGCTTGTGCATGCTTGTTGAAGTTTCCAAATGTAAAAATTGAGAAACTTGTGTCTAATTGGAAAATGGAAGCTATGGAGTGTGAACAGCcatcaaaatttcatttcttggCACATGCTTTGAAG GTTCCAATTGGGGAAATCATGAATCAACTAGAAACTAAAAGCTTCCTTATGAGTATGTCTTACTTGAGAATTCAGGAAGGAGTAAATATTTGTCTGG AAGCTGGAGTGGAGAAAGAAGATCTTTTAAATGATTTGTGGGTACTGCGAAACCGCCCTGTTAAATTACGAAACCGTATCGAGACTCTACAGCAATCCAAGATACCCGTAAAACCGTGGGTTCTTAGAGCGCGCATCGAGTCTTTTAAAAC TCATATTCAGGAATATTGGAAAGAGAGGAAGGAAATTGAGCTTGATCACAACTTATCTTCATACTTGGTCACCCGACTTAAGTGTGACCCTTCGGTTGTTGCAAGAATGATGAAAGTTTTCCCTAACTTACAGAGAGCTACAATAAGAAAGGTTAAACCTAATATAGACTTTCTTTTGATAG ATAAATGTGTAGATCCAAGCCTCATTATTATGACCCCGCGACTGCTGTGTATAAAACTTGATACTTTGAAAGACCGCTTGGAGcagttagaaaaaaataacatccaATATTCTTCACTATGGATGATTGTTAGATGTCAGCGTCACTTCGATGATTATATAAAAAGATGGGAACCAAAgcgaaattaa
- the LOC124310905 gene encoding zinc finger protein 830-like yields MASSSSKSSLKLMGSAKKIDSPLAKYNSAGQLTCIVCNSVVKNELVWTAHVNGRLHREKVLSLKNPKVEAQFTKPQIIPAVKRKADSITTNGSSASPSKKGVPKDFFDNQPPNFIAPMPIKSILKNSTKPKYDSNVVKIETPTLIEDMETDDAPEVSSQTPSGTEISPSQPGDAISSNAIPEGFFDDPKMDAKVRQIEFKDPVEEEWNKFQKEIGDEVTASVAIQEEDQEESTAERQLEEIEEQMIKWGRVLELEQKKELYGQRVRAIRESMVEEKETSSSDEDDAEMDKFFDWRSKAT; encoded by the exons ATGGCATCGAGTTCATCAAAATCGTCCTTAAAGCTAATGGGATCTGCTAAGAAAATAGATTCACCGCTTGCCAAGTACAACAGTGCTGGACAGCTGACTTGCATCGTGTGTAATAGCGTTGTCAAAAATGAATTGGTCTGGACCGCCCACGTCAATGGAAGACTACACCGAGAAAAAGTACTTTCTTTGAAAAATCCCAAAGTTGAAGCACAGTTCACCAAGCCTCAAATTATTCCTGCTGTCAAACGGAAAGCAGACTCAATAACTACTAATGGTTCCTCAGCTTCACCATCCAAGAAAGGAGTTCCGAAAGATTTTTTTGATAACCAACCTCCTAATTTCATTGCCCCAATGCCAATCAAAAGCATCCTAAAAAACTCAACAAAACCCAAGTATGATTCTAATGTAGTCAAAATTGAAACACCTACCTTAATTGAGGACATGGAAACTGACGATGCACCTGAAGTGTCCTCTCAGACACCAAGTGGAACTGAAATATCCCCTTCACAGCCAGGAGATGCTATTTCTTCTAATGCCATACCTGAGGGCTTTTTTGATGACCCTAAGATGGATGCCAAG GTTCgccaaattgaattcaaagaCCCTGTAGAAGAAGAGTGGAACAAGTTCCAGAAAGAAATTGGTGATGAAGTTACAGCATCAGTTGCCATCCAAGAGGAAGATCAGGAAGAATCTACAGCTGAAAGACAGCTGGAAGAAATTGAAGAGCAAATGATAAAGTGGGGGAGAGTTCTTGAGctggaacaaaagaaagaattgtATGGCCAGCGTGTTCGAGCTATTCGTGAATCGATGGTAGAGGAGAAAGAGACAAGTTCAAGCGACGAGGACGACGCTGAAATGGATAAATTCTTTGATTGGCGATCGAAGGCTACATGA
- the LOC124310923 gene encoding tetraspanin-31-like, which translates to MCGGFKFSKNALIALNILYILVGFILIGVATYGKAANLVTSLPIIGGIVACGIFLLVIAIMGLIGAVKHHQVLLFFYMVVLFILFVIQFAIACACLAVNSDTQNTLAVAGWNSADNATKADVENNFKCCGFHNTTDSGTGCAEKFSDRPTCESALENMINYGFRVSGGIGLFFSFTELVGFSVAYRFRHMAAGMNEVQ; encoded by the exons ATGTGTGGTGGATTTAAGTTCTCCAAAAATGCACTTATTGCTCTTAATATCCTCTACATT ttggtTGGGTTTATCCTAATTGGAGTAGCTACCTATGGGAAAGCTGCCAATTTGGTAACTAGCTTACCTATTATTGGTGGGATAGTAGCATGTGGCATATTTCTCTTGGTAATTGCCATAATGGGTTTGATTGGAGCTGTAAAACATCATCAAGTGCTTCTTTTCTTC TATATGGTGGTCCTTTTCATCTTGTTTGTCATCCAATTTGCCATAGCCTGTGCTTGCCTTGCTGTGAATTCAGATACTCAG AACACTTTAGCTGTAGCAGGTTGGAATAGTGCTGACAATGCCACTAAAGCAGATGTTGAGAACAATTTTAAGTGTTGTGGATTCCACAATACCACTGATTCGGGTACCGGATGCGCGGAAAAATTCAGTGATCGTCCAACGTGTGAAAGTGCGCTTGAAAATATGATCAATTATGGTTTCCGTGTGTCAGGTGGAATCGGTCTTTTCTTCAGCTTCACTGAG CTTGTGGGATTCTCAGTCGCATATCGCTTCAGACACATGGCTGCTGGAATGAACGAGGTGCAGTGA
- the LOC124310911 gene encoding MKRN2 opposite strand protein-like, producing the protein MSTLSDSLLCFQHCSKINVFCFTIPNNCPACENELSNTDLPIPPFRLPSPLTSEAKNFSLLIKPTFGNFTRDFKRGDVLHIALSNSESKIFEFNENGISSSSFGSYLNWTNFLSVSLATLPYAFSELDKVLENTITMDTWAAERYDEVNNNCFDYVISVLNAANNNSNSKLTKIQLTQEIISPAINRTIRLLSIVRNVSQNGFFLQGNHFEEP; encoded by the exons ATGTCAACACTTTCAGATTCTTTACTGTGTTTTCAGCATTGCAGTAAAATTAATGTGTTCTGCTTTACCATACCCAACAATTGTCCAGCATGTGAAAATGAGTTGTCTAATACAGATTTGCCCATACCACCTTTTCG ACTTCCAAGTCCTCTAACATCAGAAGCTAAAAATTTTAGTCTTTTGATAAAGCCAACATTTGGAAATTTCACCAG AGATTTCAAAAGAGGTGATGTGCTGCATATTGCTCTTTCAAATTCAGAgagcaaaatatttgaattcaatgaaaatggAATAAGCTCCTCTAGTTTTGGTTCCTATTTGAACTggacaaattttctttctgtcaGCCTTGCCACATTACCTTACGCATTTTCGGAATTAGATAAAGTTTTGGAAAATACCATTACCATGGATACTTGGGCGGCAGAAag ATATGATGAAGTTAACAACAATTGTTTCGACTACGTGATATCCGTGTTAAATGCGGCCAATAACAATTCCAATTCCAAGttgacaaaaattcaattaacacAAGAGATCATCTCCCCAGCTATTAACAGAACCATCCGCTTACTTTCTATCGTTAGAAATGTATCGCAAAACGGTTTCTTTCTCCAAGGCAACCATTTTGAAGAGCCTTAA